One part of the Peromyscus leucopus breed LL Stock chromosome 19, UCI_PerLeu_2.1, whole genome shotgun sequence genome encodes these proteins:
- the LOC114691688 gene encoding LOW QUALITY PROTEIN: oligosaccharyltransferase complex subunit OSTC-like (The sequence of the model RefSeq protein was modified relative to this genomic sequence to represent the inferred CDS: inserted 1 base in 1 codon) produces METLYGVPFLVLECPNLXLKKPPWVHMPSAMTVYALVVVSYFLITGGIIYDVIVEPPSVGSMTDEHGHQRPVAFLAYRVNGQYIMEGLESSFLFTMGGLGFIILDRSNAPNIPKLNRFLLLFIGFVCVLLSFFMARIFMRMKLPGYLMG; encoded by the exons ATGGAGACGCTGTACGGAGTCCCATTCTTAGTGCTCGAATGCCCCAACC AACTGAAGAAGCCGCCCTGGGTGCACATGCCGTCGGCCATGACGGTGTACGCGTTGGTGGTGGTGTCTTACTTCCTCATTACCGGAGGAATTATCTATGATGTTATTGTTGAACCCCCAAGTGTTGGCTCAATGACTGATGAACATGGACACCAGAGGCCAGTAGCTTTCTTGGCTTACAGAGTAAATGGACAGTATATTATGGAAGGACTTGAGTCTAGCTTCCTGTTTACAATGGGAGGTTTAGGTTTCATAATCCTGGACCGATCCAATGCACCAAATATCCCCAAACTCAAtagatttcttcttctcttcattgGCTTTGTCTGTGTCCTGCTGAGTTTCTTCATGGCTAGAATATTCATGAGAATGAAATTGCCGGGCTACCTGATGGGCTAG